The following proteins come from a genomic window of Achromobacter deleyi:
- the gspI gene encoding type II secretion system minor pseudopilin GspI, whose product MRLTRKPTRPPPRRPARAAGFTLLEILIALAIVSVALAAVMRTTGMLTTNNGVLRERALALLSAQNRLIELQLAPPALTASGDKAACPQGPLALVCDSRYTDAREGARTVTVEVYLDQRPTPRLATLSGIVENRSP is encoded by the coding sequence GTGCGGCTCACGCGCAAACCGACCCGCCCGCCGCCGCGCCGCCCGGCGCGCGCGGCCGGCTTCACGTTGCTGGAGATCCTCATCGCGCTGGCCATCGTCAGCGTGGCGCTGGCTGCCGTCATGCGCACCACCGGCATGCTGACGACCAACAACGGCGTGCTGCGCGAGCGGGCGCTGGCGCTGCTGTCGGCGCAGAACCGGCTGATCGAGCTGCAGCTGGCGCCTCCCGCGCTGACCGCCAGCGGCGACAAGGCCGCCTGCCCGCAGGGGCCGCTGGCCCTGGTGTGCGACAGCCGCTACACCGACGCCCGCGAGGGCGCGCGCACGGTCACCGTCGAGGTCTATCTCGACCAGCGCCCGACGCCGCGCCTGGCGACGCTGTCCGGCATCGTCGAGAACCGCTCTCCATGA
- the gspH gene encoding type II secretion system minor pseudopilin GspH, translated as MTRRAAAVASSPRAPHARAGRCAALERGFTLIELMVVLVIVGIATAALGLSIRTDPARQLRDDAKRLAESFAAAQGEARGDGRSIAWQADAQGYRFVRGAWALDGAVPLLDATRVEDFARDPALRPRPWQAGPVRVSPAGPVLLTAEWFGAPWRLTLSNAAGQIDVQRDASGRFLVR; from the coding sequence ATGACACGGCGCGCCGCAGCTGTTGCGTCATCGCCGCGGGCGCCGCATGCCCGGGCCGGCCGCTGCGCGGCCCTTGAACGCGGCTTCACGCTGATCGAACTGATGGTGGTCCTGGTGATCGTGGGCATCGCCACGGCCGCGCTGGGGTTGAGCATCCGCACCGACCCGGCGCGCCAGTTGCGCGACGACGCGAAGCGGCTGGCCGAGAGTTTCGCCGCCGCGCAGGGCGAAGCGCGCGGCGACGGCCGCAGCATCGCCTGGCAGGCCGACGCGCAGGGCTACCGTTTCGTGCGCGGCGCCTGGGCGCTGGATGGCGCGGTGCCGCTGCTGGACGCGACGAGGGTCGAGGACTTCGCGCGGGATCCGGCGTTGCGGCCGCGCCCCTGGCAGGCCGGACCGGTGCGGGTCTCGCCGGCCGGCCCGGTGCTGCTGACGGCCGAGTGGTTCGGCGCGCCCTGGCGGCTGACGCTGTCCAACGCGGCGGGCCAGATCGACGTGCAGCGCGATGCCAGCGGCCGCTTCCTGGTGCGCTGA
- a CDS encoding RNA polymerase sigma factor — MSLCLEPAPPARRRRDEFAAGGAQAARPRALCLGEFVAANYGRLMQALRGHLGCPDLAADSLHDAWLRVAEGGAAPAPAVLNPGAYVFRMACNIAIDRLRAERLPGAAEVIWDDIEDTAPGPQRIAQARSSMRGVLRVIEALPRQQREIFIGVRIEGMLQSEAAARYGVSGRIVRRQLRDACRHVETQAARLQA, encoded by the coding sequence ATGTCCCTGTGTCTTGAACCGGCGCCGCCGGCGCGACGGCGGCGCGACGAGTTCGCCGCGGGCGGCGCGCAGGCGGCGCGTCCGCGTGCGCTCTGCCTGGGCGAATTCGTCGCGGCGAACTATGGGCGCCTGATGCAGGCGCTGCGCGGCCATCTCGGTTGCCCCGACCTGGCCGCGGACAGCCTGCACGACGCCTGGCTGCGGGTGGCCGAGGGCGGCGCGGCGCCGGCGCCCGCCGTCCTCAATCCCGGCGCCTATGTGTTCCGCATGGCCTGCAACATCGCCATCGACCGGCTGCGCGCGGAACGGCTGCCGGGCGCGGCGGAAGTGATCTGGGACGACATCGAGGATACGGCGCCGGGGCCGCAGCGGATCGCGCAGGCGCGCTCCTCGATGCGCGGCGTGCTGCGCGTCATCGAGGCGCTGCCGCGACAGCAGCGCGAGATCTTCATCGGCGTGCGCATCGAAGGCATGCTGCAGAGCGAGGCGGCGGCCCGCTACGGCGTGTCCGGACGCATCGTCCGGCGTCAGCTGCGCGACGCCTGCCGCCACGTCGAGACCCAGGCGGCGCGGCTGCAGGCATGA
- a CDS encoding transposase, whose product MSRKPNIGIRELKENLSAVVDSAWEHPVSVHRYGSPWVWIVSHEVWSRNTRRVEFNPAGHPLAALRDHVDRAVAASQPRLHAAAIRAMLRIEAQPLLRALAIQLLYGVETEAGLHEQISCNLLFRWFVGLSLDQEIWSPQEFGQALERVLASADMIDILAQSLDGAPVTPIEQATGIALNRPLLQAWRARAIRPE is encoded by the coding sequence GTGTCGCGTAAACCGAATATCGGTATTCGAGAGTTGAAGGAGAATCTGTCGGCCGTGGTGGATTCGGCGTGGGAGCATCCCGTGTCGGTGCATCGCTACGGCTCGCCCTGGGTCTGGATCGTGTCGCACGAGGTCTGGTCCCGCAACACCCGCCGGGTCGAGTTCAATCCGGCCGGCCATCCGCTGGCGGCGCTGCGCGATCATGTGGACCGGGCCGTGGCCGCCAGCCAGCCGCGGCTGCATGCGGCCGCGATCCGCGCCATGCTGCGCATCGAGGCGCAGCCGCTGCTGCGGGCGCTGGCGATCCAGCTGCTCTACGGCGTCGAGACCGAGGCCGGCCTGCACGAACAGATTTCCTGCAACCTGCTGTTCCGCTGGTTCGTTGGCCTGTCGCTGGACCAGGAAATCTGGAGCCCGCAGGAATTCGGCCAGGCGCTGGAACGGGTGCTGGCCAGCGCCGACATGATCGACATCCTGGCGCAGTCGCTGGACGGGGCGCCGGTCACGCCGATCGAGCAGGCCACCGGCATCGCGTTGAACCGCCCGCTGCTGCAGGCGTGGCGCGCGCGGGCGATCCGTCCTGAATAA
- a CDS encoding FecR family protein gives MNTATQPADRRQADIERQARAWIRLIASGQATLREADALKQWCAASDRHAQAFAAQRQLWQQMGPAGQAVLRQRGRSAAAASRGAGWGRRAFLGAGLSGAAAAAVAAVVAPPFRLWPAWDEWSADYRTDTGDRRQFGLGERVQVDMNTQTSIALRSEQPGAVRVELIAGEAAFDGQASPTAVTVVAGQGRAEARGARFELRNLGGTVCVTCIAGSVRVALGGGATLLGPNERLFYDGQGLGQVQRIDPAETSAWRQGSLVFRQTPLAEVVAEINRYRRGRVVLLDSARGASALSGRFEIRDTDKVLVQIEKAFGLTATRLPGNVVLLG, from the coding sequence ATGAATACCGCAACCCAGCCCGCCGATCGCAGACAGGCGGACATCGAACGCCAGGCCCGCGCCTGGATCCGCCTGATCGCGTCCGGGCAGGCGACGTTGCGCGAAGCCGATGCGCTCAAGCAGTGGTGCGCCGCCAGCGACCGCCACGCCCAGGCGTTCGCCGCCCAGCGGCAGCTGTGGCAGCAGATGGGGCCGGCCGGCCAGGCCGTGCTGCGCCAGCGTGGCCGGTCGGCGGCGGCGGCGTCGCGCGGAGCCGGCTGGGGCCGGCGCGCGTTCCTGGGCGCCGGCCTGAGCGGCGCGGCCGCGGCGGCGGTGGCCGCCGTGGTGGCGCCGCCGTTCCGCCTGTGGCCGGCCTGGGACGAATGGTCGGCCGACTACCGCACCGACACCGGCGACCGGCGCCAGTTCGGGCTGGGCGAGCGCGTGCAGGTGGACATGAACACCCAGACCAGCATCGCGCTGCGTTCGGAGCAGCCGGGCGCGGTGCGGGTCGAGCTGATCGCCGGCGAAGCCGCGTTCGACGGCCAGGCCTCGCCGACCGCGGTCACGGTGGTGGCCGGGCAGGGCCGCGCCGAGGCCCGCGGCGCGCGCTTCGAATTGCGCAACCTGGGCGGCACGGTCTGCGTCACCTGCATCGCCGGCTCGGTGCGCGTGGCGCTGGGCGGCGGCGCCACCTTGCTCGGGCCCAACGAGCGCCTGTTCTACGATGGGCAGGGACTGGGCCAGGTGCAGCGCATCGACCCGGCCGAGACTTCGGCCTGGCGCCAGGGCTCGCTGGTGTTCCGGCAGACGCCGCTGGCCGAGGTGGTGGCCGAGATCAACCGCTACCGCCGCGGCCGCGTGGTGCTGCTGGACAGCGCGCGCGGCGCCAGCGCCCTCAGTGGCCGCTTCGAGATCCGCGATACCGACAAGGTGCTGGTGCAGATCGAGAAGGCCTTCGGCCTGACCGCCACGCGCCTGCCGGGCAACGTGGTGCTGCTGGGCTGA
- a CDS encoding RNA polymerase sigma factor, which produces MMPTSLSVLRDFMLQRYDDLKARLTRRLGCPDLASDALQDTWLRLEAKEELGPVDSPGSYLMRMAVNVAVDQQRVENRRLTVAEAEVLLAIADPAPGPEQIAAGRAELDALTRAMGELPARQRDILLAVRLEGLPQNDIAERMGVSLRTVERELRNAHEYCARRTRKLLSP; this is translated from the coding sequence ATGATGCCCACCAGCCTGTCGGTCCTGCGCGACTTCATGCTGCAACGCTACGACGACCTGAAGGCGCGCCTGACGCGGCGCCTGGGGTGTCCGGACCTGGCCAGCGACGCCTTGCAGGACACCTGGCTGCGGCTGGAGGCCAAGGAAGAACTCGGTCCGGTCGACAGCCCGGGTTCCTACCTGATGCGCATGGCCGTGAACGTGGCGGTGGACCAGCAGCGGGTCGAGAACCGGCGCCTGACCGTCGCCGAGGCCGAGGTGCTGCTCGCCATCGCCGACCCGGCGCCGGGCCCGGAGCAGATCGCCGCCGGACGCGCGGAGCTCGACGCGCTGACCCGCGCCATGGGCGAGCTGCCCGCGCGCCAGCGCGACATCCTGCTGGCGGTGCGGCTCGAAGGCCTGCCCCAGAACGACATCGCCGAGCGCATGGGCGTCTCGCTGCGCACCGTCGAGCGCGAGCTGCGCAACGCCCACGAGTACTGTGCCCGGCGCACACGTAAATTATTGTCACCATAA
- a CDS encoding secretin and TonB N-terminal domain-containing protein: MRVFDFDLPAQPLQSALEQYSNVTGSSVVYRAALAVGRRSAAVKGIYTPEAALRMLIEGSGLEVEYTAANAVILRPAPRREAGASSGRRAGANRGAFYRSYYGVVQAGVRDALCRNPATRAGGYRAAVSFEVSPMGRVEHARVLDSTGDTDKDGEIVLALDQTVLDKAPPADLEQPFVMLIVPESAQHDQGCPAY, translated from the coding sequence ATGCGCGTCTTCGACTTCGACCTGCCGGCGCAGCCGCTGCAATCGGCACTCGAGCAGTACAGCAACGTCACCGGCAGTTCGGTGGTGTATCGCGCCGCGTTGGCGGTGGGGCGGCGTTCGGCCGCGGTCAAGGGAATCTATACGCCGGAGGCGGCTTTGCGCATGCTGATCGAAGGTTCGGGGCTGGAGGTGGAATACACGGCCGCCAACGCCGTCATCCTGCGGCCCGCCCCGCGCAGGGAAGCCGGCGCCTCGTCCGGCCGCCGCGCCGGCGCCAACCGCGGCGCGTTCTACCGGAGCTATTACGGCGTGGTCCAGGCCGGCGTGCGCGACGCGCTGTGCCGCAATCCGGCTACCCGCGCCGGCGGCTACCGCGCCGCGGTCAGTTTCGAGGTCTCGCCGATGGGCCGGGTGGAACATGCGCGGGTGCTGGATTCGACCGGCGACACGGACAAGGACGGCGAGATCGTGCTGGCGCTGGACCAGACCGTGCTCGACAAGGCGCCGCCGGCCGACCTGGAGCAACCCTTCGTAATGCTGATCGTGCCGGAATCGGCGCAACACGATCAGGGTTGCCCGGCGTACTGA